The DNA segment GTGGACAAATATTCCAGCCTAAGGTACAATCCTAACTGGAAGAACacaagaaaggcaggaaaagcacCTCAAGTTGGAGGAAGCAGTGTGGACTTTTCACAGGAGTCATTTTACCTCCATTCCAGTGGCTCCTCAGAAGGAAAGAGTCAAGAGGAGGCAAACCCACAAAATTCATTCTTAGAATTCGGTTCAGAATTTTTAAGCTTTCCTGAACCAACTGTCCTGGTCAGCAGTGAACCCCTTGGGCCTCAAACCAAAAAGAAGGAATCTGGAGATGGTTTTCAGTCCAAAGATCGACcacagagagcaaagaaaaactttgtgaaaaaaaataagcagactTTAGGATTGCCCTCAGAGAGGATAAATTCCTATCTGGAGttacacaagaaaaaacaacaaggTCTTCAAGAGCAGGTGggtaatttttatatatttttataaactgaGGACTGTCTAGTTTTAAATGCAATGCATGGTGAGGTTTGCAGAGGAGATAAGGAGATTTGCAACCTGTCATGCAACTGATAAATTAAGATTTCCAGGGAGAATCTTGTTCCCTATGGAAGAATTGCCAAGTCCAGTAACAACCCCAGCAATGGCCACTTTACAAGCCCAGTAAAGCCACGTGTGTTCTTGGCCATGGAGATGTCCCAGAGGTGATCTCACACTAGTTTTTAATCTTGATGCTAAAGAAATACTGGTTCTACACTGCACCCTCTCAGTGGTTCTTTCTTTGCTGCCTCTGATTTTTTCCTGCTTGGCCAGCATGAATTTGATGATGATGGTCTCTGCTAATAGCAAATTCCAAGTCTTGTTCAGTGCAGAAAATACCAATTGATGGGATCACAGagtggcctgggttggaagggaccttaaagctcatccagttccacctcccAGTttacaccttccactagcccaggttgctccaacctgcctttggacacttccagggatggggcagccacagcttctttgggaaTTCCATCTCAGCCCCTCACCACCTTCAAAGGGAatattccttcccaatatcccactgatcccttccctctggcagtgggaagccattccctgtgtcctgtccctccatcccttgtccccagtccctctccagctctcctggagcccctttaggccctggaaggggctctcaggtctccctggagccttctcttccccaggtgaacccccccagttctcccagcctggctccagagcagaggggctccagccctggagcatctccatgaTCTCCTCTGGATTTTCTTGGCCTCAAGCCTGCCAAGATCCCAGTCCAGATTTCCTCTTGGCCACCAGCAGCTCTAGAATCAGGTGCAGCACTCGGGTTTGAAGGGCCTGGTTTTCCTGGGACTGTGAAATATCAGCCAACTTGTGTGAAGGATGAAGTGGAAACCTAATTACAGCTCCTAATGAACCATTACACAGgagtttgttgctttttcttgctACTTACCGTGCATAATGGGAAGGTGGGAGTCACTGGATCGCTCCAGGAGTTGTGGGATGGAAAATTCTAAGCTTGGAAAACCTCTGGGTCTTTGTGCTTGGAGTGAAACTTCTGCTTCCCAGGGCTAATGAACAGTTGACACAACATCAGAGGGCGTGTGGTGACTCCATTCCTCTGACAGGAACAGTGGACAGGCTTTCTTCTAGCAGGGCTATTAAGAGcacttgttttcttccagttatAATTTGGCTGATGGCAAAAATAATTAGTGCAGATTGCTGCTAATTAAAGCTGTGTTGATATGATTATGTTTGCTGTCTGGGGAGTTCTGAAAATCTTTCATATCTGAGTCTTGGAGCCAGGGATCAGGACTCCATTGTGTTGGCACTGTTCAAAGATatgtaacagggaaaaaaaagtgttaacaTCAGGGCTGTGGTGTAAGATTTCCTTGCTGAAGGAGCCATGGGGACAGCAAAGCTGTGACATGTGCAGGAAAGTGTGTTTCTTCCATCAAAAACTTGATACAGCCAAAACAGCAGAGGGggtggactccccatccctggaagtgtccaaggccaggctggacagggcttggagcaacctgggctagtggaaggtgtccctgctcaaGGCAGGGGGGCTGAACTAGGTGATCCTtgagtcccttccaagccagTTCTGTAATTCTGGGATTCTAGGAGCAGCATCACCACCCGTGTATTTGTTGCACAGGAGGAAGCACTTACCTCTCATGTCCTTAATTCATTGCTCCATCTTGTTGGAAGGGGTGAAATAAGTCCTGAAGGAAGCATCTTGTTGGCCCACGAGCAAACTTTGGTCACCTCACCTGGAAAACTTTACCACAAAGTGCAAAAACACCAAGGATGTGAAGAAGCAAACAAGTCACATCCTCTGCTGAGGTGACCAAACTGTTGTTTCCTAAACTGGATTCATTTGAGCTTTGCAGGGGGTTGAAGCTGGTTTTATTGGTAGGATATTTTTATTGATATGCCACTGGTGCTGTGGTAATGAAATAGGGTTTACACTGAAGTCAGTACTTTGGAGTTAAAACATTGGAGTTAAAACATTGGAGCTAAAACATTGGAGCTAAAACATTGGAGCTAAAACATTGGAGCTAAAACATTGGAGCTAAAACATTGGAGCTAAAACATTGGAGCTAAAACATTGAAGCTAAAACATTGGAGCTAAAACACTGGAGTTAAAACACTGGAGTTAAAACACTGGAGTTAAAACACTGGAGTTAAAACACTGgagttaaaatatttgcagcCTCCTTCTTGCAAGATTTACGTCTGTTCTCTCTGTGCATACGGGCTGCATGTACCAAAACACACCATAAACCTTTGCTGATCTGTATATTTACTAATTTATACAGCATTTCATAAAGCATCAAGTTCTTTGCAGCGTTGCCTGATTCTTAAAGAACCCGATGATGAGTTtctttgagagagagagagagagggaaagagagagaagtagTGGCCCAATCTAGCTCAGCTGTGCTCAATCTGAGTTGCTTTCCTACCTACAAGCCCCTTACTTCAAAGCCAGGAACATAATGTACAATTTTTTAATGGCTCTAGACCAAGGCACTCAGACTCTGTGTGCACTGTGCCTTACCTCCGTGTAAACACCTAATCAAGATTGCCTGTGCTTCAACAATAGCAGCCAAATGCAATTCGAGAACCACAAGCCTTTGAAGTCCTCGCTGCAAAGGCTGGTTTTCTAGTCTGGGATAATGACATGCCATGATTGCTGTCTTTGTTGTATCTTTTCAGTAGAGAAGCAATTACGGGCCTCAATTTAACAGAATAGGCATTACACAGCTTATGATTCTCAAAATGCAATTTCATTTGATCATTTTCTCAATTTGATTGGTATTAATAGAATggttcacaaaaaaaaaaaaaaaaaaagaaaaaaaaaaggaggaagaaaaaaaaaaatgctggcaGAGGTTGTGTCCTGTTCCTCTTTCAAAGAGATAATGTAGAAGTATGTTTTACCTGCCCAGGAAACCATCAGTGCAGTGAGTCAGTTGGTTCCACCAAAAacatcctgctgcctgcagggctgggtcTTTCCACGGTTCAGGAAACCTGTGTGCAaagttttaatttgctttataatttctgcatttccatTTGGAGCAATGGGATCAACAAACTCAGCAATAAACCCCACTTACCTTTTCTTCGTGGTCCTGATCTCTCACCCCCAGAGAGGCTCAGCTTCCCAGAAAGGTTCTTCCACGCTTTCTTCCCACTGATTTCACCATTCTGATTTGGAATTCTTGATCCTCTTGGTCACAGGTGTATTCTCAGTGCAGGTCCTGTGTGGGTCACCTGCTGTGGTGACACTGCCCCACTCATCGGGGTCACTTGGCAGGATAGTTTGGGACAGCACAAATATAAGTcgaaaaaaattttaaaaataattgttttcctgcagttttatagattaaggggggggggggaaatgatGCTTTCAAGGAAAATGTTCATTATTGCTGTATTTACAAGGGCATCACTGGGCAAAAAATGGTTCAAATCAGATTTGCAGCTCCCACATTTGcagctcccaccctgctcccccagctgTGGCCACGTGAAGGTGTTCTTGCCCCTGAGCTTATTTTGCCAGGTTACATGTGTTGGATGCTTtattcctgcagctccccctgcccttTTCTCCCAATATTACTGTGTTTTGCCATCTCTTTCTGCTcaggccctggcagaggaggagggtgtCATCCATCAGTGTCTGATTGCTTGGCCAGGGATGGtttctggttgtttttctgtcattagGTGCATCCACTCCCAGAAATGGAGCAGCCCAGACACTGGAGACTCACAAGGaggtttctgtgctgcaaacttcccacaattttcttttcctctcttccccttaAAAGTAGAAGGAACACTCCCTAGTACCACACCACTGTTAACTGggtttttgcttccttttctcttttaaccatttattttcttcttgcctATTATATAATGCCTAACTTCAGCATTTTAGTTTTAATAGAGGGACAATTATTGCTCATTCTTTCCCCCAGACTTTTAAAGCCTTTCATTTCTTTGGGCTGTTGCCACAAACATTCTCAATTTTCAGGTCACAGATCCTAAAACAGTTGATGAGGAAGAACCACCACCCCAGACTGTGAAAAAGAAGCCTGAAGACAACCTGAAAGGACAGCAGCTCAAGGTTCCTTTTGGATAgaatttaataactgaaatatatGTGTAAAATCATTGAAGTTTGGATATTTAAAGCTGTcatcttgttatttttaaagtactgaTGACTGACAATAAATCCTTGAATATTTATCGATAGATAATCACCAAAATTTAGTGCATGTGCTTTATGgagtgaatatttttaaagcaaaagggATCCCAAACGCCAAGGAATTCTGAGCTTAAAGAATCTTGCCTATTTATGGCATTATTTAGTTGATTTATGACATTATTTGGTTGATAATAATGCAAAATCACAATGGTACATGGTTCTGCTTGATGGTTTATGAGGATTCTGAGCTAGAACTCAGTTATTGCTGCCTTATTTGTCCCCTGAAATCCCTGTGAAAATCAAAAGTCACCATAAACCAGAAAATGCTACAAGTAGAAGTAGTTGGACTCACCTCCTCTGTACacataaatctgttttctgctggCTTTAAACCAATGCACTGGGAGTCTTTGGAGCACTGAAGAGACCAGGTTACGATCACTGATGACAAAACAGGAGCTTCAGAACCAGCCAactgtgattatttctggcaAACCTGGTTATTCCCAAGTATTTAAGGTAATCCAGGCACTACCTAAATTCCCAGCTGCTCACACTGGAGGCTGCACCTCTGCAAAGCAAAAACAGGATTTTTAGGCTGCTGTTCATCGGGACAGATTTGCTTTATGTATCTGGAATTTCAGGGTGAAGTAGGGGCTGTTTAAATGGGAAAATTTCGTAAAGGTTGAGCTAACAAATCACCCCGTtggctgcaggaggcaggattGCCCAGTGCTAAAGCTTTCACCAAAACCCCCTGGTCTCTATGTGGCTTTAATTCCTACCATTAAGCAGTTATTCTGAGTGCATATGCCATGTGCTGATTGCAAGTGTTGCTGACAAAAGAACCCTGGAGAGACAGGAGGATGAAATGGAGGATTTTAGCCCTGACAAAGATTAAATGGGCTGAGAATGGATTTGTGTGTTCCCGTGTCTTTCCTCCAAGTGGGCAACACCTGACGCTGTAATTGGAAAGGGATAAATCTTAAATAAACTCCAGATTTAGAGCAGGGCAGTTCAGCTCACAACAGCAGCCCTGGTGTGGTGAAACTCTGAAATTGTCTCTTAGCATCTGGGTTATGTTTTGTGGGGtccaggcagggaggaggtttagaaataaaatcattcaTATGATTGACATCAGTCTGTTCCTGCTGTGGATCAGTCTAATAGTGTGTACAAAGCCACCTTTCCCTGAAATTTGGGCCAGTTTGCTTTGTACAAAGCCACCTTTCCCTGAAATTTGGGACAGTTTACTTCCTACAAAGCCACCTTTCCCTGAAATTTGGGACACTTTGCTTCCTACAAAGCCACCTTTCCCTGAAATTTGGGACAGTTTACTTCCTACAAAGCCACCTTTCCCTGAAATTTGGGACACTTTGCTTCCTACAAAGCCACCTTTCCCTGAAATTTGGGACACTTTGCTTCCTACAAAGCCACCTTTCCCTAAAATTTGGGACAGTTTGCTTTGTACAAAGCCACCTTTCCCTAAAATTTGGGACAGTTTGCTTTGTACAAAGCCACCTTTCCCTGAAATATTGGacagtttattttccttaggGAACAAAATCCCAAagttgctttgatttttgaATGATTTTCTCCAGGTTGACAGTCCCCAGGGTTGGGAACAGGTAGTCCTGTGTGTTTAAGGGCTCCTGTTGAACACCTAAACTGAAGCTCACCCCACTTTTGGTGACTTGTTTCAGGATCAGCACAGTAAGTTCtcccagagagagaaaacaaaacccactggGAATCTCAACAGCAAAGATTTTCCAAGGAATGGCAGCCAACAACcaccaggaagagcagcagaaccaAAGCCTTGGCACCACAATCCCCAGCAAACACCAGGATTtcaggctgctcccagtgcagaggagcaggacaaGGACACTGCCCTGCAGGAATCTCTGCATCCCAATCCTGATGCTGATCCAGCAGCAAAATCCAACACTGGGTTCAATAATTCCCCAAATTCGAGACATTTTGTTAAGCAAGACTTTCCCACATCTTCCTGTCATGttcatcccacatcccagcactGGAACCCAGCAGACACCAGCAAGGAGAACGAGAAATCTCAGCAGGAATCTCCACGTGGAATTCCACATTCAcaccaccacatccctgggcagccttcTGGAAGTACCAGTGGCCAAGAAAATCCGAAACACAGGAACATTTCAaacatttcagctgcttttagTGCCAGTTTTCAAGAACTGAAGGATCAAATCCCACTTCAGGACTGCAAGAAACACATTCATGAGGATAAAAGGTACCAGAACTATGATATCAGTAGTTTTTGTAAGGATATAAGTGTTGGAACAGTATTATTATAACACTGTGATG comes from the Chiroxiphia lanceolata isolate bChiLan1 chromosome 23, bChiLan1.pri, whole genome shotgun sequence genome and includes:
- the JHY gene encoding jhy protein homolog isoform X2; its protein translation is MKPSALKYTAVFSPRSRTVNRIHVPPKVLVPPVFHPPKWQRGTLREGGSASSPEDSQDSDSESLAEEGQDQLGLQQRILENEELLGLGSEELDNDSLEEDSLEEVSSEEDTSPKGTQKNGRKNQSVDKYSSLRYNPNWKNTRKAGKAPQVGGSSVDFSQESFYLHSSGSSEGKSQEEANPQNSFLEFGSEFLSFPEPTVLVSSEPLGPQTKKKESGDGFQSKDRPQRAKKNFVKKNKQTLGLPSERINSYLELHKKKQQGLQEQVTDPKTVDEEEPPPQTVKKKPEDNLKGQQLKDQHSKFSQREKTKPTGNLNSKDFPRNGSQQPPGRAAEPKPWHHNPQQTPGFQAAPSAEEQDKDTALQESLHPNPDADPAAKSNTGFNNSPNSRHFVKQDFPTSSCHVHPTSQHWNPADTSKENEKSQQESPRGIPHSHHHIPGQPSGSTSGQENPKHRNISNISAAFSASFQELKDQIPLQDCKKHIHEDKRFPQLLEQHLPGIPALAGAPFADRWLLSLLPPAIPRVPGGSQGDPEAGNPLTRSRRNSEGHLTQMKKQTQPKVSRKPCGPKVTINLNVKLGGLGPDYEAIKEKKQKLKLQKEYSRQIKEYNMKNITLVQKLPTKPQVTSSVSRQKALEYAKKIPRPKTFMTRPSGKEVKEEALSQTSDGSSFPKIPSLETLRSRHEKEKEVVAAFKALHIL
- the JHY gene encoding jhy protein homolog isoform X1, with the translated sequence MKPSALKYTAVFSPRSRTVNRIHVPPKVLVPPVFHPPKWQRGTLREGGSASSPEDSQDSDSESLAEEGQDQLGLQQRILENEELLGLGSEELDNDSLEEDSLEEVSSEEDTSPKGTQKNGRKNQSVDKYSSLRYNPNWKNTRKAGKAPQVGGSSVDFSQESFYLHSSGSSEGKSQEEANPQNSFLEFGSEFLSFPEPTVLVSSEPLGPQTKKKESGDGFQSKDRPQRAKKNFVKKNKQTLGLPSERINSYLELHKKKQQGLQEQVTDPKTVDEEEPPPQTVKKKPEDNLKGQQLKDQHSKFSQREKTKPTGNLNSKDFPRNGSQQPPGRAAEPKPWHHNPQQTPGFQAAPSAEEQDKDTALQESLHPNPDADPAAKSNTGFNNSPNSRHFVKQDFPTSSCHVHPTSQHWNPADTSKENEKSQQESPRGIPHSHHHIPGQPSGSTSGQENPKHRNISNISAAFSASFQELKDQIPLQDCKKHIHEDKSSPPAPCATPGFPQLLEQHLPGIPALAGAPFADRWLLSLLPPAIPRVPGGSQGDPEAGNPLTRSRRNSEGHLTQMKKQTQPKVSRKPCGPKVTINLNVKLGGLGPDYEAIKEKKQKLKLQKEYSRQIKEYNMKNITLVQKLPTKPQVTSSVSRQKALEYAKKIPRPKTFMTRPSGKEVKEEALSQTSDGSSFPKIPSLETLRSRHEKEKEVVAAFKALHIL